From a region of the Primulina eburnea isolate SZY01 chromosome 7, ASM2296580v1, whole genome shotgun sequence genome:
- the LOC140836952 gene encoding probable serine/threonine-protein kinase PBL17: MGYDTLSQVSYESLICYTDNFSEGNYIGHFQFGKYYHGKIVRKGGVQHVVVKIWEVPVIYNYLPGENEARLFDELSLLGHHTAISHPAMVTLCEYCFDGEHLGIVYELKALDSLYNLIPEDGFTWLQRIKVALRFASLLKFLHAGNPNFNPYIVRNLDAAHILLEEDHNPKLCDFGMITGGIFPDRTKIKKEVVIGCYGYIDAHSAYRGTWSRARDVFAFGTILLSLISKRVYTEEERLSNAPNVNEWAWEEYNSNLDSYSLVHESLAAESDFDPLDGRKITVLGIQCLRDPGYYRPTMKQVVKRLLKLKVVKRHADFLGVNMMHSPQ, from the exons ATGGGTTATGATACACTTTCACAAGTCTCCTATGAGAGTTTGATTTGTTATACCGATAACTTTAGTGAGGGAAACTACATTGGCCATTTCCAATTTGGAAAATATTACCATGGAAAAATTGTACGAAAGGGTGGGGTCCAACATGTGGTGGTGAAGATATGGGAAGTTCCTGTTATATACAACTATCTACCTGGAGAAAATGAGGCTAGATTATTT GATGAGCTGAGTTTACTTGGCCACCACACAGCAATCAGTCATCCCGCCATGGTAACATTGTGCGAATACTGCTTTGATGGTGAACATCTTGGCATTGTTTATGAGCTCAAGGCACTTGATTCTCTCTATAACCTCATTCCGGAAG ATGGTTTTACATGGCTTCAAAGAATCAAAGTTGCCCTCAGATTTGCTAGTCTTCTCAAATTTTTACATGCTGGAAATCCGAATTTCAATCCCTACATTGTTCGCAATCTGGATGCTGCCCATATACTGCTCGAGGAG GACCATAACCCAAAATTATGTGATTTTGGTATGATCACTGGTGGGATATTTCCAGACAGgacaaagataaaaaaggaggTGGTCATTGGGTGTTATGGTTATATCGACGCGCATTCAGCTTACCGAG GTACGTGGTCACGTGCACGAGATGTGTTTGCATTTGGGACTATACTTTTGAGTTTGATTTCTAAAAGAGTTTACACTGAAGAAGAAAGGCTATCGAATGCGCCAAATGTTAATGAATGGGCCTGGGAGGAATATAACAGTAACTTGGATTCATACTCGCTTGTCCACGAAAGTTTAGCAGCTGAAAGTGATTTTGATCCTCTAGATGGTCGTAAAATTACCGTCCTGGGTATACAGTGCCTTCGTGATCCTGGTTATTACCGACCTACCATGAAGCAAGTTGTGAAGAGACTGCTGAAACTCAAAGTAGTTAAGCGGCATGCAGACTTTCTAGGAGTAAACATGATGCATTCCCCACAATAA